A genomic window from Populus nigra chromosome 7, ddPopNigr1.1, whole genome shotgun sequence includes:
- the LOC133699372 gene encoding putative transcription elongation factor SPT5 homolog 1, which yields MSRRRDEDDDLEDEEYEEQEEQVMDEEEEEYYEGEEEEDIGASIKKRRRSDFFDDIAEEEDEEEEDEDDEDEDYGGGGGGGGGGGGGGGGRKQKGKKRRGSEFFDDIAQVASDDEEDEDDGEDDFIVDDHGADLPDEGSGRRMHRRPLLPAEEDQEDVEALERSIQARYAKSMHSEYDEETTEVEQQALLPSVRDPKLWMVKCAIGRERETAVCLMQKYIDKGSEFQIRSAIALDHLKNYIYIEADKEAHVREACKGLRNIFGQKIMLVPIKEMTDVLSVESKVIDLSRDTWVRMKIGNYKGDLAKVVDVDNVRQRVTVKLIPRIDLQALANKLEGREAPKKKAFVPPPRFMNVEEARELHIRVERRRDPMTGDYFENIGGMLFKDGFLYKTVSMKSISAQNIKPSFDELEKFRTPGENGDGDMASLSTLFANRKKGHFMKGDAVIVVKGDLKNLKGWVEKVDEENVHIRPEMKGLPKTLAVNEKELCKYFEPGNHVKVVSGTHEGATGMVVKVEQHVLIILSDTTKEHIRVFADDVVESSEVTTGATKIGGYELHDLVLMDNMSFGLIIRVESEAFQVLKGVPERPDVALVRLREIKCKIEKKTNVQDRYKNTVSVKDVVRIIDGPCKGKQGPVEHIYRGILFIYDRHHLEHAGFICAKSHSCVVVGGSRSNGDRNGDSYSRLSSFKTPPRVTPSPKRFSRGGPPFESGGRNRGGRGGHDALVGTTIKVRQGPFKGYRGRVVDIKGQLVRVELESQMKVVTVDRSHISDNVVVSTPYRDTPRYGMGSETPMHPSRTPLRPYMTPMRDAGATPIHDGMRTPMRDRAWNPYAPMSPPRDNWEDGNPGSWGTSPQYQPGSPPSGTYEAPTPGSGWASTPGGNYSEAGTPRDSSSAYANAPSPYLPSTPGGQPMTPGSASYLPGTPGGQLMTPGTNGLDMMSPVIGGDGEGPWFIPDILVNVHRTTDEPTVGVIREVLQDGSCKIALGANGNGETITALPSEIEIVVPRKSDKIKILGGAHRGVTGKLIGVDGTDGIVKLEDTLDVKILDMVILAKLAQM from the exons ATGTCTCGTCGAAGAGACGAAGACGACGACCTTGAAGATGAAGAGTATGAGGAGCAGGAAGAGCAAGTAATGgatgaagaagaggaggaaTATTATGAGGgtgaagaagaggaagatatAGGAGCGTCGATTAAGAAGAGACGGAGATCAGATTTCTTTGATGATATTgcggaggaggaggatgaggaagaggaagatgaggatgatgaggatgaggattatggtggtggtggtggtggtggtggtggtggaggaggaggaggtggtggtagGAAGCAGAAGGGGAAGAAGCGGCGTGGCTCAGAGTTTTTTGATGATATTGCTCAAGTTGCCAGTGATGACGAGGAGGATGAAGATGATGGCGAGGACG ATTTTATAGTTGACGATCACGGAGCTGATTTACCTGATGAGGGTAGTGGTAGAAGGATGCATCGTAGGCCGTTACTGCCTGCAGAAGAGGATCAAGAAGATGTTGAAGCACTTGAGAGAAGTATTCAAGCAAGATATGCAAAGTCAATGCACTCAGAATATGATGAAGAGACTACGGAAGTGGAGCAACAAGCTCTTTTGCCATCTGTTCGGGATCCGAAATTATGGATGGTTAAGTGTGCG aTTGGCCGTGAACGGGAGACGGCTGTTTGTTTAATGCAAAAATACATTGATAAAGGATCGGAGTTTCAAATTCGGTCTGCTATTGCTCTTGATCAtcttaaaaactatatatatattgaagcaGACAAAGAAGCCCACGTGAGAGAG GCTTGTAAAGGCTTGCGCAATATTTTTGGGCAGAAAATCATGCTTGTTCCAATCAAAGAAATGACTGATGTTCTTTCAGTTGAAAGCAAAGTAATTGATCTTTCAAGGGACACCTGGGTCAGAATGAAGATTGGGAATTACAAAGGGGACCTTGCCAAA GTTGTAGATGTAGATAATGTCCGGCAGAGAGTTACAGTAAAGTTAATTCCAAGGATTGACTTGCAGGCTCTTGCAAACAAACTG GAAGGCAGAGAAGCGCcaaaaaagaaggcatttgtACCTCCTCCACGTTTTATGAATGTTGAAGAAGCTAG GGAATTACATATTCGTGTAGAACGCAGAAGAGATCCAATGACCGgtgattattttgaaaatattggCGGGATGCTTTTTAAAGATGGTTTCTTGTATAAAACTGTATCAATGAAGTCAATTAGTGCTCAGAACATTAAGCCATCATTTGATGAGCTTGAGAAGTTTCGTACACCTGGAGAGAATGGAGATGGTGATATGGCCAGTTTGTCAACCTTGTTTGCAAACAGAAAGAAGGGCCATTTTATGAAGGGTGATGCAGTTATTGTTGTCAAGGGAGATCTGAAAAATCTAAAGGGATGGGTTGAGAAAGTTGATGAAGAAAATGTACATATTAGACCTGAAATGAAGGGTCTTCCG AAAACACTTGCAGTAAATGAAAAGGAATTGTGCAAGTATTTTGAACCTGGCAATCACGTGAAGGTTGTCTCAGGCACACATGAAGGTGCAACTGGCATGGTTGTTAAGGTTGAGCAGCATGTGCTCATTATTCTGTCTGATACAACAAAGGAACAT ATCCGTGTATTTGCTGATGATGTTGTGGAAAGTTCTGAGGTAACTACAGGAGCTACCAAAATTGGGGGCTATGAGCTTCACGATCTTGTGCTAATGGA TAATATGAGCTTTGGTTTAATTATTCGTGTAGAAAGTGAAGCCTTTCAG GTTCTCAAGGGAGTTCCAGAGAGACCTGATGTTGCACTTGTTAGACTGAGAGAGATCAAATgcaaaattgagaagaaaaccAATGTCCAAGATCGGTACAAGAACACTGTATCTGTGAAAGATGTTGTTAGGATCATTGATGGTCCTTGCAAA GGAAAACAAGGTCCTGTAGAACACATATATAGAGGAATTCTGTTCATTTATGATCGGCATCACCTTGAGCATGCTGGGTTTATTTGTGCTAAATCCCATTCCTGTGTGGTTGTCGGAGGATCACGTTCCAATGGAGATAGAAAT GGTGATTCCTATTCAAGATTGAGCAGTTTTAAAACTCCTCCCCGAGTAACCCCGTCACCAAAGAGATTTTCTAGAGGAGGTCCTCCATTTGAGT CTGGAGGAAGAAATAGAGGTGGACGGGGAGGGCATGATGCATTGGTTGGTACCACAATAAAGGTACGACAGGGTCCTTTCAAGGGTTACCGTGGGCGTGTTGTAGATATCAAAGGTCAACTTGTTAGAGTTGAACTGGAATCGCAAATGAAAGTTGTTACAG TTGATCGGAGCCACATCTCAGATAATGTGGTTGTTTCAACTCCATACCG CGATACACCTCGATATGGTATGGGAAGTGAAACCCCAATGCATCCTTCTCGGACTCCATTGCGTCCATACATGACACCAATGAGAGATGCTGGAG CGACACCTATTCATGATGGCATGAGGACACCTATGCGTGATCGGGCCTGGAATCCTTATGCACCAATGAGTCCTCCGAG GGATAATTGGGAAGATGGGAATCCTGGGTCTTGGGGAACCAGTCCGCAGTATCAG CCAGGAAGCCCTCCCTCTGGAACATATGAAGCTCCAACTCCTGGTTCAGGCTGGGCTAGCACTCCTGGTGGTAATTATAGTGAAGCTGGAACACCAAGAGATAGCAGTTCTGCCTATG CCAATGCTCCAAGCCCATACCTGCCATCAACTCCTGGCGGCCAGCCTATGACACCTGGCTCAGCATCCTACCTCCCTGGCACTCCTGGAGGGCAACTAATGACACCTGGAACTAATGGTCTTGATATGATGTCCCCTGTTATAG GTGGAGATGGTGAAGGACCATGGTTCATACCTGACATATTGGTGAATGTACACAGGACCACAGACGAACCGACTGTTGGTGTCATCAGGGAGGTGCTTCAG GATGGCTCTTGTAAAATAGCCCTTGGGGCAAATGGCAACGGCGAGACAATAACTGCTCTTCCTAGTGAAATTGAGATAGTAGTGCCTAGGAAATCAGACAAGATCAAGATCTTGGGTGGTGCGCATCGTGGTGTTACTGGCAAGTTAATCGGTGTAGATGGCACTGATGGAATTGTAAAGTTGGAGGACACTCTTGATGTTAAGATATTAGACATGGTCATTCTAGCTAAACTTGCACAAATGTGA
- the LOC133699534 gene encoding fructose-bisphosphate aldolase 1, chloroplastic-like: MASASFLKSSPVLDKSEFVKGQTLRLPSSSIVRCRSTAPSALTVRAGSYAEELVKTAKTIASPGRGILAMDESNATCGKRLASIGLENTEANRQAYRTLLVTVPGLGDYVSGAILFEETLYQSTTDGKKMVDVLVEQKIVPGIKVDKGLVPLAGSNDESWCQGLDGLASRTAAYYQQGARFAKWRTVVSIPNGPSALAVKEAAWGLARYAAISQDNGLVPIVEPEILLDGEHGIDRTFEVAQKVWAEVFFYMAENNVMFEGILLKPSMVTPGAECKDRATPEQVAEYTLKLLQRRIPPAVPGIMFLSGGQSEVEATLNLNAMNQSTNPWHVSFSYARALQNTCLKTWGGRPENVNAAQEALLIRAKANSLAQLGKYTGEGESDEAKKGMFVKNYAY, translated from the exons atggccTCGGCATCATTTCTCAAGTCATCACCAGTTCTAGACAAGTCTGAGTTTGTTAAGGGTCAGACCCTCCGCTTGCCTTCTTCCTCCATTGTCCGGTGCCGCTCCACCGCCCCTTCTGCTCTTACCGTCCGTGCTGGTTCCTATGCTGAGGAGCTTGTCAAAACCGCG AAAACTATTGCATCTCCTGGCCGAGGTATTTTGGCCATGGATGAGTCCAACGCTACCTGTGGAAAACGTCTCGCCTCAATCGGGCTAGAGAACACCGAGGCTAACCGCCAGGCATACCGTACCCTTCTTGTGACAGTCCCTGGCCTTGGCGATTACGTCTCTGGTGCCATCCTTTTTGAGGAGACTCTCTACCAATCCACCACTGATGGCAAGAAGATGGTTGATGTTCTTGTTGAGCAAAAGATTGTTCCCGGTATCAAAGTTGACAAG gGTTTGGTGCCTCTAGCTGGTTCCAATGATGAGTCATGGTGCCAAGGTCTTGATGGACTCGCCTCCCGCACAGCTGCTTACTACCAACAGGGAGCTCGTTTTGCCAAATG GCGTACTGTCGTGAGCATTCCCAACGGCCCGTCTGCCTTGGCAGTGAAGGAGGCTGCCTGGGGTCTTGCCCGCTACGCTGCTATTTCTCAA GACAATGGATTGGTCCCAATTGTGGAGCCAGAAATCTTGCTTGATGGTGAGCATGGCATTGACAGGACTTTCGAAGTAGCCCAGAAGGTTTGGGCTGAGGTTTTCTTCTACATGGCAGAGAACAATGTCATGTTTGAGGGTATCCTTCTCAAGCCTAGTATGGTCACTCCTGGTGCTGAATGCAAGGACAGGGCCACCCCTGAACAAGTTGCTGAGTACACACTCAAGCTCCTTCAGAGGAGAATCCCCCCAGCCGTCCCCGGAATCATG TTTTTGTCTGGTGGGCAATCCGAGGTTGAAGCAACCCTGAACCTCAACGCAATGAACCAATCTACAAACCCATGGCACGTGTCTTTCTCATATGCTAGAGCTCTTCAGAACACTTGCCTGAAGACATGGGGAGGCAGGCCAGAGAACGTGAATGCAGCTCAGGAAGCACTTCTCATCCGTGCCAAGGCCAACTCTCTTGCTCAGCTTGGCAAGTACACCGGTGAGGGAGAGTCAGATGAAGCCAAGAAAGGAATGTTCGTCAAGAACTACGCCTACTAA